From Parambassis ranga chromosome 9, fParRan2.1, whole genome shotgun sequence, the proteins below share one genomic window:
- the olfml2a gene encoding olfactomedin-like protein 2A — protein MWRYTNLLACLLVLCKDASSQSKIFGETEPVRMTSEGSDCRCKCIMRPLSKDACLRLRSGSVRVEDFYTVETVSSGSDCKCSCTAPPSSLNPCENEWKMEKLKKQAPELLKLQSMVDLLEGTLYSMDLMKVHSYINKVVSQMNTLEETIKTNLTRDNEFVRDSMTSLTNQFKRYENYSNIMMSIKKEISSLSLQLLQKDSTESKSQDTTDEKAKEAVKIPNKKAPAAKPPPKPPKEKVVKPKKEVIKPGKPVKPDPTAKAKAVGHQPGVVRGITYYKASKSDEDEEHRGDHSVKSHSVHHVMEKQSEDGGAEMVLETVDATVAEPTDTTVAPTTTTTTTAPTTTTTTTTTTTTSTTDNTPTTITTKTTPPSERPAPTIVLVLDNSNNNSRPSLHRAGKILNCEGTLASIEQPEKHHSYGRNEGAWMKDPLAKDSKIYVTNYYYGNNLVEFRNLDNFKQGRWSNLYKLPYNWIGTGHVVYNGAFYYNRAFTKNIIKYDLRMRYVAAWTLLHDVVYEDTTPWKWRGHSDIDFAVDESGLWVIYPSVDYDYHQQEVIVISKLDPGDLSLKKETTYRTGLKRNSYGNCFIICGVLYAVNVYNQKEGELNYAYDTHTNTEAIPRLPFTNEYSYTTQIDYNPKEKLLYAWDNGHQLTYRVHFVDE, from the exons ATGTGGAGATACACGAACTTGTTGGCCTGTCTGCTGGTTTTGTGTAAGGACGCGTCTTCACAGAGCAAG ATCTTTGGGGAGACCGAGCCTGTCCGGATGACTTCAGAGGGTTCAGACTGCCGCTGTAAGTGTATCATGCGGCCACTGAGTAAGGACGCGTGTCTGCGACTGCGGAGTGGCAGCGTACGTGTGGAGGATTTCTACACGGTGGAGACAGTCAGCTCTGGATCAGACTGTAAATGCTCCTGCACAGCCCCGCCATCCTCCCTCAATCCCTGTGAGAATGAGTGGAAGATGGAGAAGCTGAAGAAACAGGCACCAGAGTTACTAAAG CTCCAGTCTATGGTGGACCTCCTCGAGGGAACACTTTACAGCATGGATCTAATGAAAGTCCACTCCTACATCAACAAGGTGGTGTCTCAAATGAACACCTTAGAAGAG ACAATTAAGACAAACCTCACTCGTGACAATGAATTTGTCCGGGACAGCATGACGAGCCTCACCAACCAGTTTAAGCGATATGAGAACTACTCCAATATCATGATGAGCATCAAGAAGGAGATCTCCAGCCTTAGCCTGCAGCTGCTACAGAAAGACTCAACTGAAAGCAAGTCACAG GACACTACTGATGAGAAAGCAAAGGAAGCTGTAAAAATACCCAACAAAAAGGCTCCTGCAGCCAAACCCCCTCCAAAGCCACCCAAAGAAAAGGTCGTCAAACCCAAGAAAGAGGTCATCAAACCAGGGAAACCTGTCAAGCCTGATCCTACGGCCAAAGCCAAGGCGGTTGGCCACCAGCCCGGCGTGGTCAGAGGCATCACATACTACAAGGCTTCTAAAAGTGACGAGGATGAAGAacacagaggag ATCACTCTGTCAAATCGCACTCAGTCCACCACGTCATGGAGAAGCAGTCTGAGGACGGAGGGGCTGAGATGGTCCTGGAGACTGTTGACGCCACTGTGGCTGAACCCACTGACACAACTGTAGCTCCCactactacaactacaaccactgctcccaccaccactaccacaacaaccaccaccactacaACCTCCACCACTGATAATACACCCACCACTATCACCACTAAGACCACACCTCCATCTGAGAGACCAGCTCCGACAATTGTGCTTGTTTTAGACAACTCCAACAACAACAGTCGTCCCAGTCTCCACAGAGCAG GGAAGATCCTCAACTGTGAAGGGACCCTGGCATCTATTGAGCAGCCAGAGAAGCATCACAGTTACGGGCGCAACGAGGGAGCCTGGATGAAGGATCCTTTGGCTAAGGACTCCAAGATCTATGTCACCAACTATTACTATGGAAACAACCTGGTTGAGTTCCGTAACTTGGACAACTTCAAACAAG GACGTTGGAGCAACCTTTACAAACTGCCTTACAACTGGATAGGCACTGGCCATGTGGTGTACAATGGAGCTTTCTACTATAACCGAGCCTTCACCAAGAACATCATCAAGTACGATCTGAGGATGCGATACGTAGCGGCCTGGACACTGCTGCACGATGTGGTTTATGAAGACACCACGCCCTGGAAGTGGAGGGGCCACTCCGACATTGACTTTGCGGTGGATGAAAGCGGCTTGTGGGTGATATACCCTTCTGTGGACTACGACTACCACCAGCAAGAAGTGATCGTCATCAGTAAACTGGACCCCGGAGACCTgtccttaaaaaaagaaacgacCTACAGGACGGGCCTCAAGAGGAACTCTTACGGAAACTGCTTCATCATCTGTGGCGTCTTGTACGCCGTGAACGTGTACAACCAGAAAGAAGGCGAGTTGAACTATGCTTATGACACTCACACCAACACTGAGGCCATCCCACGCCTGCCCTTCACCAATGAGTACTCCTACACCACCCAGATTGACTACAACCCCAAGGAGAAGCTTTTGTACGCCTGGGACAATGGCCATCAGCTCACATATCGGGTACATTTTGTAGACGAGTGA